TCAAGAAGGAGGGCGACTCGGTCAGGGGCGGCGATGTCATCGCCGAGGTCGAGACGGACAAGGCCAATGTCGAGATCGAGGCTTTCGGCTCGGGCGTCCTGCGCAAGATCATCGTGGGCGAGGGGGGACAGGTGCCGGTAGGGGACCTCATCGGCGTCATTGCCGAGCCTTCCGACGATATCTCGACTCTCGCCG
This Candidatus Methylomirabilota bacterium DNA region includes the following protein-coding sequences:
- a CDS encoding biotin/lipoyl-containing protein, producing MITKVIMPKLSDAMETGKVIKWIKKEGDSVRGGDVIAEVETDKANVEIEAFGSGVLRKIIVGEGGQVPVGDLIGVIAEPSDDISTLA